The genome window ATCTCGCAGCCCGCAGTTACTTTGCAGATGAAAAAGCTCGAGGAGATGCTACAAACCACGCTAATAATGCGCAAGAAAAACGGCATCGTCCTAACTCACGAGGGCGAGAAATTTTATAAACTCTGTACGCAGTTTGAAAGCGCGATGTTTCGCTTTAAAGACGAGCTGGCGCGCATAAAAACCGATAAAGTGCCGCTAGTAATCGCCACCACGCAGCTCATCGCCGAGGCGGTCATCTCGATACTGCTGGATAAAATCTCGCAAAGCGTAGGCAGCGAGCTAGACATCAGGATAAAAGAGCAAAACGAGCTCATAAACTACCTAAAAGACCGCCGCAGCGACATCGCCATCATCCTTGAGCAGTCGCTTGACAGCAGCTTGCTCGTTAAAAAGCTATTTGACTACGAGCTGATTTTGGTTTCAAATAAAAAAATCGCCGAGAGCGTGAAGCCTGAGGAGCTTATTAAGTTTAAATTTATCAAAGATAGGACGCGAACTTATCTCGATGATATCTTGCAAAAACACGGCGTGGACGCGCATGCGCTTGACGTGGCGTATTCGCTAGACGGCTCGATAATGGTCTGTCGCGCGTTGGCGTCAAACCATGCCGATACGTACGTGGCGTTTTTACCGAGATTTTTGATCGAAAACGAGCTAAAAAACGGCAAGCTGTTTGAGATAAATATCGCTAAATTTAAGCTCACTCGCTCGGTTTATGCAGCTGCGCTAAAAGAAAACGAGGAAGCGCTGCATAAATTTCTAAAGATCAAGACGAGCTTTAATTTTTAATTCGCTTTACCTCGGGCGCCAAATTTGAGCAAATCTAGCCTTTTGCGCCGCGTAAATTTAAAATACTCTTGCGTAAATTTGGCGCAAAACATCCTTGCCAAACCCGGAGATGATCTTGGTTTGGTGATTTTTATAGATTCAAATTTGTCTTTTGGATTTGTTGTAAATTTAAGGAAGTATTGCATTTAAGTTAAATGTG of Campylobacter showae contains these proteins:
- a CDS encoding LysR family transcriptional regulator; the encoded protein is MINDFSKFYTFMEIVKERSFSKASRALGISQPAVTLQMKKLEEMLQTTLIMRKKNGIVLTHEGEKFYKLCTQFESAMFRFKDELARIKTDKVPLVIATTQLIAEAVISILLDKISQSVGSELDIRIKEQNELINYLKDRRSDIAIILEQSLDSSLLVKKLFDYELILVSNKKIAESVKPEELIKFKFIKDRTRTYLDDILQKHGVDAHALDVAYSLDGSIMVCRALASNHADTYVAFLPRFLIENELKNGKLFEINIAKFKLTRSVYAAALKENEEALHKFLKIKTSFNF